TTGTAAAAATTGCTGGCTCTTCTGTGGACTCCTTTAAATTTCCTCAAGAAAAATGGGATGGGGGCTAAAGAGGGTCCctgctcttttttaaaatctccttccTATGATCCAGGGCGAAAAGCGGATGAGAAGGAGCGGCAGGCAGCCCTGCAAGTGGCCGAGGGCTTCATCTCGCGCATGCAGTACGCCCTGAACACTCAGGTGAGGAGAtgctcatgccccagcctcctcctaGGGCTCCTCCTGTGGCCCCTGACCCCTCAAATTGGCCAGGAAGGGCAAGAGCGCCTTGGGCACTGTCAGGAACAACCAGGCTTCCCTCTTAGACCCATCCAGTGGGAAAGCCCGTCTCAGTCCTTCAAAATGTCgaaatacttgttattttcaaAGAGGATGTTGGGCAGCACTCCCCTGGGCACACAGAGAACTGGGTGCTCCTGCTCTGGGTGATTGCCCCTGGCTGGTGCCACCCCTGCAGCCGCAGCACAGTGTCCACAAGT
This genomic stretch from Piliocolobus tephrosceles isolate RC106 unplaced genomic scaffold, ASM277652v3 unscaffolded_33745, whole genome shotgun sequence harbors:
- the LOC113222707 gene encoding macrophage-capping protein-like, giving the protein VLGPKPALKEGNPEEDLTADKANAQAAALYKVSDATGQMNLTKVADSSPFALELLISDDCFVLDNGLCGKIYIWKGRKADEKERQAALQVAEGFISRMQYALNTQVRRCSCPSLLLGLLLWPLTPQIGQEGQERLGHCQEQPGFPLRPIQWESPSQSFKMSKYLLFSKRMLGSTPLGTQRTGCSCSG